A window of the Natronomonas salina genome harbors these coding sequences:
- a CDS encoding transcription initiation factor IIB, with translation MSDTSIRTYTEENRTESTEQTESEEQQESTSTCPECGARLENDTEHGETVCSECGLVVEEDEIDRGPEWRAFDSAEKDQKSRVGAPTTKMMHDKGLSTNIGWQDKDAYGNSLSSRQRQKMQRLRTWNERFRTRDSKERNLKQALGEIDRMASALGLPDNVRETASVIYRRALSEDLLPGRSIEGVATASLYAAARQANVPRSLDEVERVSRVDKMELTRTYRYIIRELNLEVQPADPESYIPRFASDLDLSDEVERRARELVDAAREDGILSGKSPVGLAAAAVYAAALLCNEKVTQSDVSEVADISEVTIRNRYKELLEAGDVVTA, from the coding sequence ATGAGCGACACAAGCATCCGAACGTACACGGAAGAGAACCGTACCGAATCGACGGAACAGACGGAGTCGGAGGAGCAGCAGGAGTCGACGTCGACCTGCCCGGAGTGCGGCGCCCGGCTCGAGAACGACACCGAGCACGGCGAGACCGTCTGCAGCGAGTGCGGCCTCGTCGTCGAGGAAGACGAGATCGACCGCGGCCCCGAGTGGCGGGCCTTCGACAGCGCCGAGAAGGACCAGAAGTCCCGCGTCGGCGCCCCCACCACGAAGATGATGCACGACAAGGGGCTGTCGACGAACATCGGCTGGCAGGACAAGGACGCCTACGGCAACTCCCTGTCGAGCCGTCAGCGCCAGAAGATGCAGCGGCTCCGGACCTGGAACGAGCGGTTCCGGACCCGCGACTCCAAGGAGCGCAACCTCAAGCAGGCCCTCGGCGAGATCGACCGGATGGCCTCCGCCCTGGGGCTGCCGGACAACGTCCGCGAGACCGCGTCGGTCATCTACCGCCGCGCGCTCTCGGAGGACCTGCTGCCGGGCCGCTCCATCGAGGGCGTCGCGACGGCGTCGCTGTACGCCGCCGCCCGACAGGCGAACGTCCCGCGCAGCCTCGACGAGGTCGAACGCGTCTCCCGCGTCGACAAGATGGAGCTGACGCGGACGTACCGCTACATCATCCGGGAGCTGAACCTGGAGGTCCAGCCCGCGGACCCCGAGAGCTACATCCCGCGGTTCGCCAGCGACCTCGACCTCTCCGACGAGGTCGAGCGCCGCGCCCGCGAACTCGTCGACGCCGCCCGCGAGGACGGCATCCTCTCCGGGAAGTCGCCCGTGGGGCTCGCGGCGGCCGCCGTCTACGCCGCCGCGCTGCTCTGCAACGAGAAGGTGACGCAGAGCGACGTCAGCGAGGTCGCCGACATCTCCGAGGTCACCATCCGCAACCGGTACAAGGAGCTCCTCGAGGCCGGCGACGTCGTCACGGCCTAG
- a CDS encoding UPF0058 family protein: protein MKKQELIHLHGLLAEVCNHYEQLAECDVEHVKYSELGVRPTSIHKSKTDHKAAVFALADGITEEMESETETAVSAAAD from the coding sequence ATGAAGAAGCAGGAGCTCATTCATCTCCACGGCCTGCTTGCCGAGGTATGTAACCACTACGAGCAGCTGGCCGAGTGCGATGTAGAGCACGTGAAGTACAGTGAACTGGGCGTCCGACCGACATCGATCCACAAGTCGAAGACCGACCACAAGGCCGCGGTCTTCGCGCTGGCAGACGGTATCACCGAAGAGATGGAGAGCGAGACCGAGACGGCGGTCTCCGCCGCTGCCGACTGA
- a CDS encoding DUF555 domain-containing protein: MDCRVVVEAAVPVYDVETADEAVRIAISKTGEMLNPDLNYVEISMGERCCPECGAESEPAFIAADEGLVALDLEMTVFNVERDEHAARIARKEIGQRLQNIPLEVDEVEVIEEGEEADNESDEDDLTEDISVEEANVEDGQGEGEDDALPEFEDLIDE; the protein is encoded by the coding sequence ATGGACTGTCGAGTCGTCGTGGAAGCGGCCGTCCCCGTGTACGACGTGGAGACGGCCGACGAGGCGGTGCGCATCGCCATCTCGAAGACGGGGGAGATGCTGAACCCGGACCTCAACTACGTCGAGATAAGCATGGGAGAGCGGTGCTGCCCTGAGTGCGGGGCGGAGTCGGAACCCGCGTTCATCGCCGCCGACGAGGGCCTCGTCGCACTCGACCTGGAGATGACGGTCTTCAACGTCGAGCGCGACGAGCACGCCGCGCGGATCGCCCGCAAGGAGATCGGCCAGCGGCTCCAGAACATCCCGCTGGAGGTCGACGAGGTCGAGGTAATCGAGGAGGGCGAGGAGGCCGACAACGAGTCGGACGAGGACGACCTCACGGAGGACATCTCCGTCGAGGAGGCGAACGTCGAAGACGGGCAGGGTGAAGGCGAGGACGACGCGCTGCCGGAGTTCGAGGACCTCATCGACGAGTGA
- a CDS encoding DNA-3-methyladenine glycosylase family protein: METGSRPIESFDGGLDLQATVESGQSYLWRRADGRMYEQPYASGGDAWYHTVLPATATRTNEPEVLRVRQADGCLEWESSTPNAYELLEHLLRLDDDLDAIIDATPPDDLVDRAYDAYRGLRLVRDPPFACLISFICSAQMRVARIHGMQVALADAYGDAVEFDGETYRAFPTPEQLAAASESELRGLSLGYRAPYVQRTAEMVATGEATPEEARGLEYEAARESLTRFVGVGQKVADCVLLFSLGYLEAVPLDTWIRTAIEEHYPHCERGNYVNTSRAIREQFGGEYAGYAQTYVFHYLRTGYEE, from the coding sequence ATGGAGACGGGGAGTCGTCCGATCGAGTCGTTCGACGGCGGTCTCGACCTGCAGGCCACCGTCGAGAGCGGGCAGTCCTACCTCTGGCGGCGCGCCGACGGCCGGATGTACGAGCAGCCGTACGCCTCCGGCGGCGACGCCTGGTACCACACGGTGCTCCCGGCGACGGCCACACGGACCAACGAGCCGGAGGTCCTTCGCGTCAGACAGGCCGACGGGTGCCTCGAGTGGGAGTCCTCGACCCCGAACGCCTACGAGCTGCTGGAGCACCTCCTCCGGCTCGACGACGACCTCGACGCGATCATCGACGCGACCCCGCCGGACGACCTCGTCGACCGCGCCTACGACGCCTACAGGGGCCTCCGGCTTGTCCGCGACCCGCCGTTCGCCTGCCTGATCTCGTTCATCTGCTCGGCGCAGATGCGGGTCGCCCGCATCCACGGGATGCAGGTCGCGCTCGCCGACGCCTACGGCGATGCGGTCGAGTTCGACGGCGAGACCTACCGGGCGTTTCCGACGCCCGAGCAGCTGGCGGCCGCGAGCGAGTCCGAACTCCGGGGCCTCTCGCTGGGCTACCGGGCGCCGTACGTCCAGCGCACGGCGGAGATGGTCGCGACCGGCGAGGCGACCCCGGAGGAGGCGCGGGGTCTCGAGTACGAGGCCGCCCGGGAGTCGCTCACCCGGTTCGTCGGCGTCGGCCAGAAGGTCGCCGACTGCGTCCTCCTGTTCTCGCTGGGCTACCTCGAGGCCGTCCCGCTGGACACCTGGATCCGGACGGCAATCGAGGAGCACTACCCGCACTGCGAGCGCGGCAACTACGTCAACACCTCCCGGGCCATCCGCGAGCAGTTCGGCGGCGAGTACGCCGGATACGCACAGACGTACGTGTTCCACTACCTCCGGACCGGATACGAGGAGTGA
- a CDS encoding translation initiation factor IF-2 subunit beta: MDYEEHLDRALEETPDIQGSAQRFSLPDPEVRQEGNVTVYENLQSTLDTLDRETDHVMKYLQNELGTSATIDERGRLRLTGEFRQSRVQEAMEEYAERFVICSECGLPDTRLEKESGAEILRCEACGAQSATGA; encoded by the coding sequence ATGGACTACGAGGAGCACCTCGACCGCGCTCTCGAGGAGACGCCGGACATCCAGGGGTCGGCCCAGCGGTTCTCGCTGCCCGACCCGGAGGTCCGACAGGAGGGGAACGTGACGGTCTACGAGAACCTCCAGTCGACCCTCGACACCCTCGACCGCGAGACCGACCACGTGATGAAGTACCTCCAGAACGAGCTCGGGACCAGCGCCACCATCGACGAGCGGGGCCGGCTCCGACTGACCGGCGAGTTCCGCCAGTCCCGCGTCCAGGAGGCCATGGAGGAGTACGCCGAGCGGTTCGTCATCTGCTCGGAGTGCGGCCTGCCCGACACGCGCCTCGAGAAGGAGAGCGGCGCCGAGATCCTCCGGTGTGAGGCCTGCGGCGCGCAGTCGGCGACGGGAGCGTAG